Proteins from a genomic interval of Desulfobacterales bacterium:
- a CDS encoding penicillin-binding protein activator — protein sequence MKTTRIIFLIMLCWALSACVQKPPVSTEPAPLGAEDQLFVTGEDLYAAEDYAAALEAYQAFVRQYPQRPLAPAALMKIGKINSELGNYVEARHAYRHLISEYPQSPFTADAQVDILLTFYQQEDYRSVIEQAPEVLWSVESNSHIFRTYALVGDAYMALGLPMEAFQYYGEASRVATELEQDAIDQKVKAAIAQLDADQITRLLESGDRTIPRGDLMFQRGLNYAMVDQYDEALVALEDFLGEFPAHENAPLAEDLIEQIKQSALFNRYTLGCLLPLSGPYQKIGFQALKGIELALDRFSTQASGPQMNIIVKDSGGNPEQTRQAMQELIDEQVAAIVGPIITAEIAAVESQANKIPIMTLTQKDNVTSIGDYVFRNFITPQMQVNNIIDYTTSTLGLYRFAILYPDEPYGIAFMNLFWDELIASGGRIVGVESYDPQHTDFADPIKKLVGLYYDIPEDLREAAEMRNVDGVDQQVQDAAQNPENSEDTRNEQNDDEEEPQAIVDFDAVFIPDYPKTAGLIIPQLAFYDVKDVYLLGTNLWHSEVLIKMANQYVQGAIMPDGFFAGSAAPVVQDFVSAFEETYQEKPGFIEAVVYDSAMMFFELLAQPDIRFKSDLKNKLFTMASFMGVTGPTQFDENGEAQKQLHLLRIKGREFVELVR from the coding sequence ATGAAGACAACCCGTATCATATTTTTGATAATGTTATGCTGGGCGCTGAGTGCCTGCGTCCAGAAACCGCCGGTGTCCACCGAACCGGCTCCGTTGGGTGCTGAAGACCAGCTATTTGTCACAGGCGAGGATTTGTATGCGGCTGAAGACTATGCTGCGGCACTGGAGGCTTACCAGGCCTTTGTGCGCCAGTATCCGCAAAGGCCATTAGCGCCTGCAGCTTTGATGAAAATCGGTAAGATCAATTCGGAATTGGGCAATTATGTTGAGGCGCGCCATGCATATCGGCATTTGATTTCAGAATATCCCCAGAGCCCCTTTACCGCGGATGCCCAGGTCGATATTTTGTTAACTTTTTATCAGCAGGAAGATTATCGGTCGGTGATCGAACAGGCACCCGAGGTTTTATGGAGTGTCGAGTCAAATTCTCACATATTTCGTACCTATGCCCTGGTCGGTGACGCATACATGGCACTGGGTTTACCCATGGAGGCCTTTCAATATTATGGTGAAGCCTCACGTGTAGCAACAGAGTTGGAACAGGATGCCATCGATCAGAAGGTTAAAGCCGCGATTGCTCAGCTGGATGCAGATCAAATTACCCGGCTGCTGGAAAGCGGGGATCGCACAATTCCGCGCGGAGATCTCATGTTTCAGCGGGGTCTGAATTATGCCATGGTTGACCAGTATGATGAAGCACTTGTGGCTTTGGAAGACTTTTTAGGCGAGTTTCCAGCGCACGAAAATGCGCCTCTTGCTGAAGATTTGATTGAACAGATCAAACAAAGTGCATTATTTAACCGATATACACTGGGTTGTCTGCTGCCCCTCAGCGGCCCGTACCAGAAAATAGGTTTCCAAGCCCTAAAGGGTATTGAACTCGCCCTTGACCGTTTTAGCACTCAAGCCAGCGGCCCGCAAATGAATATTATCGTTAAAGATTCCGGCGGCAACCCGGAGCAGACACGCCAGGCAATGCAAGAATTGATTGATGAACAGGTCGCCGCCATAGTCGGTCCGATTATCACTGCTGAGATTGCTGCGGTTGAATCCCAGGCGAATAAAATTCCCATCATGACCTTAACCCAAAAGGATAATGTCACTTCTATTGGGGATTACGTCTTTCGAAACTTTATTACACCGCAAATGCAGGTCAATAATATCATTGATTACACTACATCCACGCTGGGCTTGTACCGATTTGCCATCCTTTATCCGGATGAACCGTATGGTATTGCGTTCATGAATCTGTTTTGGGATGAGTTAATTGCCAGTGGTGGTAGAATTGTTGGGGTCGAATCCTATGACCCCCAGCATACGGATTTTGCCGACCCCATTAAGAAATTGGTGGGCCTCTATTATGATATTCCCGAGGATTTAAGAGAAGCCGCTGAAATGAGGAATGTCGATGGCGTTGATCAACAGGTGCAGGACGCGGCACAAAATCCGGAAAATAGCGAAGATACCAGAAACGAGCAAAATGACGATGAAGAAGAGCCGCAAGCCATTGTTGATTTCGATGCGGTATTTATTCCGGACTACCCCAAAACAGCGGGTCTCATCATCCCACAACTGGCCTTTTATGATGTTAAAGATGTTTATCTTCTCGGCACGAATCTGTGGCATTCCGAAGTCTTGATCAAAATGGCAAACCAGTATGTGCAGGGGGCCATCATGCCAGACGGCTTTTTTGCCGGCAGCGCAGCACCTGTTGTTCAGGATTTTGTCAGCGCTTTTGAAGAGACCTATCAGGAAAAGCCCGGTTTTATCGAAGCGGTGGTTTATGATTCGGCAATGATGTTCTTCGAATTGCTGGCCCAACCCGACATACGTTTCAAAAGTGATCTGAAAAATAAGTTATTTACTATGGCGTCATTTATGGGTGTCACCGGACCGACCCAATTTGATGAAAACGGAGAGGCACAAAAGCAGCTGCACCTTTTACGGATCAAGGGCAGAGAGTTTGTCGAGTTGGTGCGTTGA